A single window of Sparus aurata chromosome 12, fSpaAur1.1, whole genome shotgun sequence DNA harbors:
- the prrc2b gene encoding protein PRRC2B isoform X6, whose translation MSDRLGQITKSKDGKSKYSSLSLFDKYKGKSIETQKNAVVPRHGLQSLGKVATARRMPPPAHLPSLKSENKGNDPNVIIVPKDGTGWANKQEQPEQKSSIASIPQLPELQPQLASQKSVSNLQKPSPVANQENTNTGGPKQWAQLNGKAVEQDGSRASNRLQPFSHEEFPTLKAAGEQDRAGKERSGFDPSYGPGPSLRPQNVTSWREGGGRNLQPSSLTLGLPADPEGKITALGETGTPPATSHPSTTTGTTSSSVVTVQSPVLEPKEPSLRPAQPVRRTTVPTALQYQLHHTSTAVYHDMLPAFMCSKETREAPGTEHVPTTVAAPARFDSKPAFRQSYAKPELVNGDVKRENRFVRAPPRLSSQPIRRPGDRPQRPAIINPEDLKDLDELDNDCEDGWAGLHEEVDYSEKLKFSDDEDEHGEKKMWNDWEREREREIQRDCQSSLSSGEVSYPQEGPEESYSYQHHHHEPPRKTSGRYLSTDSSVQQKNQGEPLADQEDHQRPSQAQGPARAKYVSPELSEAVERARRRREEEERRAREERLAACAEKLKKLDEKFGKTERQTSRTDEGQKEGEGKEVPLSPNREQSKGHHESWQYSTKDGSECVPDSSPGHSYREEPGFSNYRGSEDDGQEPSSPSGDYSGRHPSKPVPPRFQKQPQHQQQQPQQQQQQQQEQVYKMQHWQQPGHPPPSGSSHAQRGYYPPHVLGFDPRWMMMPPFMDPRMAQGRSPVDYYPGAVHSSAGMMKPMMHQDHLNSPGSDEGCHPNLHQERRAPSTEPYPMWNQDGYPLRSFTPPYQRQHESLDSGQPDDRSDMACSQQDSYEERANECLSHPQDDLPHHAYQNRASDREHHGLLTTAQSHADSDYPKQDCRDKHLKDGPESHDENLDGSKDSWKRDGGQKQDVGLNSAQSQWSEPSSSSSSSVSQPSETSGRPLTRRTGPIKKPVLKALKVEDKENEKPKPEPEEKTVPYRLEKEVLTNVYDLKKDNQPASTRRSASPAVEKQPEERQRQSPAPTKTERPLSTHSDDSPKESAWDSGKSQPPRDSQENREPHAPRRNNWIFIDEEQAFGAVRGTGRGRSRGFREFSSRGGTRGGRGGDNLRGAYNNNNNSSGAQRTGRGRASPRDLVKVEEFQRGKPRRRNVSETLSEASEYEELPKRRRQKGSENGEGYTESGEVRKADRDSWRSNKVYTEDQTAQDSREKAKANRGFGGRMLPPRLNTTGSYNRSFGGSRDISTWRGRGPQFTSSGSSMQENGYGPGAETTYTRRPPVEREALKYPPKFTGSFMENGTEDRDGEYYFNNDNPDMQMLRRRRPPRQDKPPRFRRLRQEREPGSNQWTSEEYINGDFANPWPGRAKGSGEDNWPSGHYAGGRPSQHGQAEEWETGSENSDFGDWREKRSGSGGAATQGHGDIPSDSGHSEPGSGEKRELCKRSFSSQRPLVERQNRKGEPSLLEAGKMTRTPDNPPTSSSNRSDSWQNGGTSCKSRGPDESGPVYSIEQPEERESNETSGKKLDKELKQGPVKTDLAEPLSQYELSSYPIEGDTGGPVSNPDGYQDALSKKQRRPQEDDRRRKEQGAAVPVKNRTIASKIPPRFAKKQGSMSIEQPDDALSSNNLGTEIWESNSSALSVQSSGGDSWTKQVSYTGSEPNSEDSDAGPEQSKEQHKPGPIGNERSLKHRKGSEGVDRLEGGPITPVNGVDLHVDTVLPVPPIEFGVSAKDSDFSLPPGSTPVPVSNPVNKLQDALATNTALNQSIPMLRSNHLQPGINLNPISFPSADLTLKMESARKAWENSQSLPEQGSPGGNSSGAQPPCSVGSSSGVSYSSFGGVSMPPMPVASVAPSMSMQGNHIPPLYLDGHVFPSQPRLVPPTMTQQQTYQQAAAAQQIPISLHTSLQAQAQLGLRGGLPVSQSQEMFNSIPPFRSQVYMHPNLSQPNPMVLSGGAPLKGPYSAFPGMQPSDMVKPQSGSHYQPMNGSQQLVYDSQMNQGPGMGSSQLMDSQLIQVTMPLPGSQLRYGSAQQHLILPQSIQLQQGQNLSVGGPRRMMPPGSQPAVMTGSREGSQMEMKGFQFSDKPNHSPGISAGSYRPGSASPSGKPSGPGGPVGPLPPHFAQQVPPAQGSMVMHMRPPTTGPFPNPIQRPVMQVNKPVIIRSPPYPNPGRDPSHSTPPSAPEPPVKGPEDGMKNKTMREVRKAVGEGKTSSGGMTSKLQEPLPSTGQAKPARTGAIKPQAVKVEEGKA comes from the exons ATGTCCGATCGTTTGGGGCAAATAACCAAGTCCAAGGATGGGAAAAGCAAGTATTCCTCACTCAGCCTATTTGACAAGTACAAGGGAAAATCAATAGAAACTCAGAAAAACGCAG TAGTTCCGCGACATGGCTTACAGAGTCTTGGCAAAGTGGCCACAGCCCGGCGCATGCCCCCACCTGCTCACCTGCCGAGCTTGAAGTCCGAAAACAAAGGAAACGATCCCAACGTGATTATTGTGCCTAAAGACGGTACGGGATGGGCGAACAAGCAGGAACAACCCGAACAAAAGAG tTCTATTGCATCAATACCACAGCTGCCGGAGTTGCAGCCACAGCTGGCTTCACAGAAGTCTGTCTCCAATCTTCAGAAGCCCTCACCGGTAGCCAACCAggag aacacaaacacaggtggaCCAAAGCAATGGGCCCAGCTAAATGGAAAGGCAGTAGAGCAAGATG GTTCAAGGGCCTCAAACCGACTTCAGCCCTTCTCTCACGAGGAATTTCCCACGCTGAAGGCAGCTGGAGAACAGGACAGGGCTGGCAAGGAAAGAAGCGGCTTCGATCCGTCGTATGGGCCCGGACCAAGCCTCCGCCCCCAGA ATGTGACGAGCTGGAGGGAAGGTGGTGGCAGGAACCTTCAACCCTCATCCTTGACCCTCGGCCTGCCAGCAGATCCTGAGGGTAAGATCACTGCCCTGGGTGAGACCGGCACCCCTCCAGCCACATCTCACCCCTCCACTACCACCGGCACAACCTCCTCTAGCGTAGTGACAGTTCAGTCACCAGTCCTTGAGCCCAAGGAGCCTTCCCTGCGACCCGCCCAGCCTGTCCGCAGAACAACCGTCCCTACTGCCCTGCAGTACCAGCTTCACCACACCTCGACTGCTGTCTACCATGACATGTTGCCCGCATTT ATGTGCTCTAAAGAGACGCGTGAAGCCCCAGGTACAGAACATGTTCCTACCACCGTTGCAGCCCCAGCCCGATTTGACAGCAAGCCAGCTTTTAGGCAGAGCTACGCCAAACCTGAACTTGTCAA CGGTGATGTGAAAAGAGAGAACCGCTTTGTCCGTGCTCCACCTCGACTCTCCTCTCAGCCCATCCGCAGGCCGGGTGACAGACCACAACGCCCTGCCATCATTAATCCAGAGGACCTGAAGGATCTGGATGAGCTTGACAATGACTGCGAGGATGGATGGGCTG GACTCCATGAAGAAGTAGATTACAGCGAGAAGCTCAAGTTCAGTGATGACGAAGACGAACACGGTGAAAAAAAGATGTG GAATGactgggagagggagagggagagagagatccAGCGTGACTGCCAATCCTCCCTAAGTTCAGGTGAGGTGTCTTACCCCCAGGAGGGCCCTGAGGAGAGTTATTCTTACCAACACCACCATCACGAACCTCCCAGGAAGACCAGCGGCAGATATCTCTCTACAGACTCCTCG GTCCAGCAGAAAAACCAAGGTGAGCCACTGGCTGACCAAGAAGATCACCAGCGCCCATCTCAGGCTCAAGGACCTGCTAGGGCAAAGTATGTGTCACCTGAGCTGTCAGAAGCTGTTGAGAGGGCCCGCAGAcgcagggaggaggaagagaggcgTGCCCGCGAAGAACGACTTGCTGCCTGTGCTGAAAAACTCAAAAAGCTGGATGAGAAGTTTGGGAAGACTGAGAGGCAGACATCAAGGACGGATGAGGGccagaaagagggagagggtaAAGAAGTTCCACTGTCCCCAAACAGGGAACAGAGTAAAGGCCACCATGAGAGCTGGCAGTACAGCACAAAAG ATGGAAGTGAGTGTGTCCCAGACAGCTCTCCTGGCCATAGTTACCGTGAGGAGCCTGGCTTCTCTAACTACCGTGGCAGCGAGGATGATGGTCAGGAGCCTTCCTCTCCCTCAGGAGACTATAGTGGACGTCATCCCTCCAAACCCGTCCCACCCCGCTTTCAAAAGCAGccacagcaccagcagcagcagccacagcagcagcagcagcagcagcag GAACAAGTATACAAGATGCAGCACTGGCAACAGCCAGGTCACCCTCCCCCATCTGGCTCAAGCCACGCCCAGAGGGGCTACTATCCCCCACATGTCCTCGGGTTTGATCCCCGCTGGATGATGATGCCACCTTTCATGGATCCCCGCATGGCCCAAGGACGATCTCCTGTGGACTACTACCCCGGTGCTGTCCACTCTTCAG cAGGAATGATGAAACCCATGATGCATCAAGACCACTTGAACAGCCCTGGATCTGATGAGGGATGCCATCCCAACCTGCACCAGGAGAGAAGAGCCCCTTCCACTGAGCCTTACCCTATGTGGAACCAAGATGGCTACCCCTTGCGCAGCTTCACTCCACCTTACCAGAGACAGCATGAAAGCTTGGACAGTGGTCAGCCAGATGACAG aaGTGATATGGCCTGCTCCCAACAAGACTCTTATGAAGAGAGGGCCAATGAGTGCCTGAGCCACCCACAAGATGATCTCCCCCATCACGCTTACCAGAACCGCGCCTCAGACAGAGAACACCACGGCTTGCTGACCACTGCTCAGAGTCATGCAGATAGTGATTACCCGAAGCAGGACTGTAGAGACAAGCATCTGAAGGATGGACCTGAATCTCATGATGAAAACTTAGATGGCTCCAAGGACAGCTGGAAAAGAGATGGAGGCCAGAAACAAGATGTTGGACTCAACAGTGCTCAAAGCCAATGGTCTGAACCCAGTTCCAGTTCAAGTAGTAGTGTCAGCCAGCCATCTGAGACCAGTGGGCGCCCTTTGACACGCAGAACTGGGCCTATCAAGAAACCAGTTCTCAAGGCTCTCAAAGTAGAAGACAAGGAGAATGAGAAACCCAAACCTGAGCCTGAGGAGAAGACTGTCCCTTACCGCCTGGAGAAAGAAGTCCTTACTAATGTTTACGACTTGAAGAAAGATAACCAGCCTGCCAGCACCAGACGTTCAGCCTCACCTGCTGTTGAGAAGCAGCCTGAAGAGAGGCAGCGTCAGTCACCAGCTCCAACTAAAACAGAGAGACCTCTGAGCACCCACAGTGATGACTCTCCCAAAGAGAGTGCTTGGGACAGTGGAAAGAGCCAACCACCTAGAGATAGCCAGGAGAACCGGGAGCCCCATGCACCACGGCGCAATAACTGGATCTTCATTGATGAAGAGCAGGCCTTTGGTGCAGTTAGGGGAACCGGTAGAGGCCGCAGTCGAGGCTTTAGGGAATTTAGCTCTAGAGGTGGAACCCGTGGTGGCCGAGGTGGAGACAATCTCAGAGGGGcttataacaacaataacaacagcagtGGTGCTCAGCGCACAGGCAGAGGCAGAGCTTCACCAAGGGACCTTGTCAAGGTGGAGGAGTTCCAGAGGGGCAAGCCCCGGAGGCGAAATGTCAGTGAGACTTTGAGTGAAGCGTCTGAGTATGAAGAACTACCCAAGAGGCGCCGCCAGAAGGGGTCTGAAAATGGAGAAGGTTACACAGAGTCTGGAGAAGTCCGTAAAGCTGATAGAGACTCTTGGAGATCCAACAAGGTGTACACAGAAGACCAGACAGCACAAGATTCAAGAGAAAAGGCCAAGGCCAACAGAGGTTTTGGAGGTCGTATGCTGCCTCCCAGATTGAACACCACTGGTAGTTACAATCGAAGCTTTGGAGGATCCAGGGACATTTCTACATGGAGGGGCCGTGGGCCCCAGTTTACTAGCAGTGGTAGCTCCATGCAAGAAAATGGTTATGGTCCTGGAGCTGAGACTACATACACCCGCAGACCCCCTGTTGAACGTGAGGCTCTCAAATACCCTCCTAAATTCACTGGCTCCTTCATGGAAAATGGCACGGAGGACCGTGACGGAGAATATTACTTCAACAATGACAACCCTGACATGCAGATGTTAAGGAGACGTCGTCCACCCCGTCAAGACAAGCCCCCACGTTTCCGCCGTCTACGACAAGAACGTGAACCTGGCTCCAACCAGTGGACAAGCGAAGAGTACATAAATGGAGACTTTGCAAACCCCTGGCCTGGTCGCGCCAAAGGCAGCGGGGAAGACAACTGGCCAAGTGGCCACTACGCTGGTGGGCGCCCGAGCCAACACGGTCAGGCAGAGGAATGGGAGACAGGATCAGAAAACAGCGACTTTGGTGACTGGAGAGAGAAGCGAAGTGGCAGTGGGGGTGCGGCTACACAGGGACACGGTGATATTCCCTCAGACTCTGGCCACAGTGAACCAGGCTCCGGTGAGAAGAGGGAACTTTGCAAGAGAAGCTTCTCCAGCCAAAGACCACTGGTGGAACGGCAGAACAGGAAGGGAGAGCCATCACTGCTGGAAGCGGGCAAGATGACACGTACACCTGATAATCCCCCTACCTCCTCCTCTAACAGGAGTGACAGCTGGCAGAATGGAGGGACATCTTGTAAGAG CAGGGGCCCCGATGAATCCGGCCCAGTCTACAGCATCGAGCAGCCGGAGGAGAGGGAGTCCAATGAGACCTCTGGGAAGAAATTAGACAAGGAGCTGAAGCAAGGACCTGTCAAGACAGACTTAGCTGAACCTCTCTCCCAGTATGAGCTCAGTAGCTACCCAA TTGAGGGGGACACAGGGGGACCAGTTTCGAATCCGGATGGATACCAGGATGCCTTGTCCAAAAAGCAAAGACGCCCACAGGAAGATGATAGAAGGAGGAAGGAACAAGGAGCTGCT GTGCCAGTGAAGAACAGAACCATTGCATCCAAGATACCACCACGCTTTGCGAAAAAGCAGGGAAGCATGAGCATTGAACAACCTGACGACGCGCTTTCTTCTAACAACCTGGGAACGGAAATCTGGGAGAGCAATAGCTCAG CTCTTTCAGTGCAGTCTTCAGGGGGAGACTCGTGGACCAAACAGGTGTCTTACACTGGGAGCGAGCCCAACTCTGAG GATTCTGATGCTGGCCCCGAGCAGAGTAAAGAACAGCACAAACCAGGGCCCATCGGAAACGAACGCTCCCTAAAGCACCGCAAAGGCTCTGAAGGTGTCGATAGGCTGGAAGGTGGCCCTATCACACCAGTTAATGGTGTGGACCTCCATGTGGACACTGTGCTGCCTGTGCCTCCTATTGAGTTTGGTGTCAGTGCCAAAGACTCTGATTTCAGCCTGCCACCAGGCTCAACCCCGGTGCCCGTGTCCAATCCTGTCAACAAGCTTCAGGATGCACTTGCCACCAAT ACGGCCCTCAATCAGAGTATCCCGATGCTGCGCTCCAACCACCTGCAGCCTGGCATTAACCTCAATCCAATCTCCTTCCCAAGTGCTGACCTCACTCTCAAG atGGAATCAGCTCGTAAAGCGTGGGAGAACTCTCAGTCCCTCCCTGAGCAGGGCTCTCCGGGCGGAAATTCTTCAGGTGCTCAGCCTCCTTGCAGTGTTGGCTCATCCAGTGGTGTCAGCTACAGTTCTTTTGGAGGGGTTTCCATGCCTCCGATGCCTGTGGCATCAGTAGCACCTTCCATGTCCATGCAAG GTAATCATATTCCCCCGTTGTACCTGGATGGTCACGTCTTTCCCAGCCAGCCACGCCTCGTACCTCCTACCATGACCCAGCAGCAGACCTACCAACAG GCGGCTGCAGCCCAGCAGATACCCATCTCTTTGCACACGTCTCTTCAGGCTCAGGCTCAGTTGGGGCTTCGAGGAGGTCTACCTGTCTCCCAGTCCCAAGAGATGTTCAACTCCATTCCCCCCTTCAG GTCCCAGGTTTACATGCACCCCAATCTGTCACAGCCCAACCCTATGGTGCTGTCAGGCGGAGCCCCCCTAAAAGGGCCCTACTCTGCTTTCCCTGGCATGCAGCCCTCAGATATGGTCAAACCACAGTCAGGCTCACACTATCAGCCTATGAATGGCAGCCAGCAGCTAGTCTATGACAGCCAGATGAACCAGGGGCCTGGGATGGGTTCCTCCCAGCTAATGGACTCTCAACTCATCCAG GTGACGATGCCCCTACCCGGCTCTCAGCTGCGCTATGGCTCAGCTCAGCAACACCTCATCCTCCCACAGTCAAtccagctgcagcagggacAGAACCTGTCTGTCGGTGGCCCACGTCGAATGATGCCACCTGGCTCCCAGCCTGCTGTCATGACTGGCAGCCGAGAG GGCTCACAGATGGAGATGAAAGGCTTCCAGTTCTCTGACAAGCCCAATCATTCCCCAGGCATATCTGCAGGGTCATACAG GCCTGGGTCTGCCAGCCCCAGTGGGAAGCCCTCTGGTCCTGGGGGGCCCGTCGGGCCTTTGCCTCCACATTTTGCCCAACAG GTCCCACCTGCTCAGGGTAGCATGGTGATGCACATGCGGCCCCCCACCACTGGCCCTTTCCCTAACCCCATCCAGAGACCAGTCATGCAGGTCAACAAGCCTGTCATCATCCGCTCCCCCCCTTACCCCAATCCCGGCCGCGACCCCTCCCACTCCACCCCTCCCTCTGCCCCTGAGCCCCCTGTTAAAGGGCCAGAGGATGGCATGAAG AATAAAACCATGCGAGAAGTTCGCAAGGCAGTGGGCGAGGGCAAGACATCATCCGGGGGCATGACCAGCAAACTCCAGGAGCCCCTGCCCTCCACAGGGCAAGCCAAACCAGCACGCACTGGAGCCATCAAACCCCAGGCTGTCAAAGTAGAGGAGGGCAAGGCGTAA